The DNA region CAAAAATATTTTTTTGACTCGATTTCCTTTGCTTGTTGTATATTTTTATCTGTATTAAAGATATTCACATCTATCATGCGCATAAGCGTATAAGGCTCTTTTTCACTCCGCACATGCTTAAGCGCAGAAAGGTTGAGAATATAATCATAGCCTTGGCCATTCTTGATGAATGCATCAAAAATATCGGATCCACAATCTATTGCAAAAGTAGTAAAATCGCCTTTAATATAGCCAAGGGAACTACGAATATCACGGACCAATTCCACCAGATTATTTTCGCTAATATCGACAACATGAAGCAATTTAGGGTTTCGCTTGAATATTTCCCGTATAACAGCGGAACCAATTGATCCAGCTCCGCCAATTACAAGAAAGCGCGAAGATGCAACGATGGTAGAAACTTCTGGTTCATGGGCCATTATATCTTGCAAAAAAAGCGGTTCTGAACGGCCTATGAGGGATAAGATAGAAAACATAATAACATATCCTAAATATACGATTTCAATTCATGCGGTACTGGCGGAATATCACAAAAATACTTTTTCCAAATACCCGTTTTATGATTCAACAAAACATTAATTGTAACTACAATGATTTTAAAGTAAACAAATAAACTTCTATTATCTATATACCAACTTTCAAGCATCGCTTTATATGGAATGATAACATTTTGATGGTACTTATTTTTATCTTCAAATTGCTGTAATATTTCTTCTTCATTTCTGAACACGATAGACCCTATACCAGTTAGCCCTGGTTTTGAATGATAGAGTTTTTGTTTGACACAATCGGGATATGCATTAAAATGCTCTCGAACGGTTGGCCTGTATCCAACAATACTCATTTGGCCAATAAAAATATTAATCAGTTGAGGCAGCTCATTTATTTTTGTTTTACGCAAGAATTTACCCATAGGGAGCATGCGCGGATCATTTATGCTGGTAAATAAACCGCCGGGCAAATTTGGGGATTCTTTAAG from Treponema primitia ZAS-2 includes:
- a CDS encoding sugar transferase, producing MIRFFDIIFSGIAIIILIPFMIPIIIGLKLTGEHYVFYEQKRIGRYGREFELLKFATMLKESPNLPGGLFTSINDPRMLPMGKFLRKTKINELPQLINIFIGQMSIVGYRPTVREHFNAYPDCVKQKLYHSKPGLTGIGSIVFRNEEEILQQFEDKNKYHQNVIIPYKAMLESWYIDNRSLFVYFKIIVVTINVLLNHKTGIWKKYFCDIPPVPHELKSYI